One window of Nocardia nova SH22a genomic DNA carries:
- a CDS encoding PP2C family protein-serine/threonine phosphatase codes for MSKRAAPGTVVSRSSMVGLSIPRGRDISARAVPRVPTDTRAGNPRGGDRSADLSASASLPSAGRAAPIGQTILLVEDDPGDALLVEELVADGALGARLEHVRSLSEAGAWLAARLPDCVLLDLNLPDSQGLDALAQLREYTDQVAVVVMTGLDEEQTGLAAMAAGAEDYLVKGRVEPEWFGRAVRYAIQRKQAERTATALRATTMRAQENARLERGLLPKPLLRGEPVIDVVSRYRPGRAYSLLGGDFYDVIQEADGTVHALIGDVAGHGPDEAAIGVGLRLAWRTLVLSGVTGPRQLELLEQVLVAERTGPQIFATLTALYAPPGRGQVQVIRAGHPGMLVRRPGGTEWLEVRGGPALGFVPGRADWPVHHVDVPVGTGLVLFTDGLFEARTSTDGMRLEEEGLLSMAAAVSLDDPADYLDELLGRVEDAAAPAGGLDDDVAVVYLRWRERGNERER; via the coding sequence TTGTCGAAACGTGCCGCTCCTGGCACGGTCGTCTCCCGCTCGTCCATGGTCGGTCTGTCGATTCCGAGAGGGCGCGACATCTCGGCTCGCGCGGTGCCGCGCGTACCCACCGATACTCGGGCGGGCAACCCTCGTGGTGGGGATCGGTCCGCCGACCTCTCCGCGTCGGCATCGCTGCCGTCGGCCGGACGCGCGGCGCCCATCGGGCAGACGATTCTGCTCGTGGAGGACGATCCGGGTGATGCCCTGCTGGTCGAGGAACTCGTGGCCGACGGCGCGCTCGGCGCGCGGCTGGAACACGTGCGGTCGCTGTCCGAAGCGGGTGCCTGGCTGGCCGCGAGACTGCCCGATTGTGTTCTGCTGGACCTGAATCTGCCCGATTCGCAGGGACTGGACGCGCTCGCTCAGCTGCGCGAATACACCGATCAGGTCGCGGTCGTGGTGATGACCGGACTGGACGAGGAACAGACCGGGCTGGCCGCGATGGCGGCCGGCGCCGAGGACTATCTGGTCAAGGGCCGGGTCGAACCGGAGTGGTTCGGTCGCGCCGTGCGGTACGCGATTCAGCGCAAGCAGGCCGAGCGCACGGCCACCGCGTTGCGCGCGACGACGATGCGGGCCCAGGAGAACGCCCGTCTGGAGCGTGGTCTGCTGCCCAAACCGCTGCTGCGCGGCGAACCGGTCATCGATGTGGTCTCGCGATACCGGCCGGGCCGGGCCTACTCGCTGCTGGGCGGCGATTTCTACGACGTGATCCAGGAGGCCGACGGCACCGTCCACGCGCTGATCGGCGATGTGGCCGGTCACGGACCGGACGAGGCGGCGATCGGCGTCGGCCTGCGGCTGGCCTGGCGCACCCTCGTATTGAGCGGCGTCACCGGGCCCCGGCAATTGGAGCTGCTCGAGCAGGTGCTCGTCGCCGAGCGGACCGGCCCGCAGATCTTCGCGACCCTCACCGCCCTGTACGCCCCGCCCGGGCGCGGACAGGTGCAGGTGATCCGCGCCGGACATCCCGGCATGCTGGTACGCCGGCCCGGCGGCACCGAATGGCTCGAGGTCCGCGGCGGCCCGGCGCTCGGATTCGTCCCGGGCCGCGCGGACTGGCCGGTGCATCACGTCGACGTACCGGTGGGCACCGGCCTGGTGCTGTTCACCGACGGCCTGTTCGAGGCGCGGACCAGCACCGACGGCATGCGCCTGGAGGAGGAGGGCCTGCTGTCGATGGCGGCCGCGGTATCGCTGGACGATCCCGCGGACTACCTGGACGAGTTGTTGGGCCGAGTCGAGGACGCTGCCGCCCCGGCGGGAGGTCTGGACGACGACGTGGCCGTGGTCTATCTGCGCTGGCGCGAACGTGGGAACGAGCGGGAGCGGTGA
- a CDS encoding glycosyltransferase family 4 protein, producing MKILMVSWEYPPVVVGGLGRHVHHLAVELAAAGHEVVVLARRPMGTDATTHPTHTFIEDRVLVVAVAEDPPAFDFGEDMLAWTLAMGHAMVRAGIALSKPGIADGWTPDVVHAHDWLVAHSAIALAEHYDVPLVSTIHATEAGRHSGWVSGRVNRQVHSVEWWLARESDALITCSASMQDEVDSLYGPGLVPVTVIRNGIDVGAWTFRDRAPRSGPPRLLYVGRLEYEKGIQDAIAALPRIRRAHPGTTLTIAGVGTQFEWLRERARVHRVARAVNFAGRLDHTELLGWLHGADAIVLPSRYEPFGIVALEAAAAGTPLVTSTAGGLGELVVDGVTGASFEPADVTGLVEAVTAVLDDPVAAQQRAYAAHARLTADFAWDVVAAETIQVYQAAKRRVRNPLGRPVITERPLPERDPNNPL from the coding sequence ATGAAGATCTTGATGGTGTCGTGGGAGTACCCACCGGTGGTAGTCGGCGGGCTCGGTCGCCACGTCCATCATCTGGCGGTCGAACTGGCCGCCGCCGGACACGAGGTCGTCGTGCTGGCCCGCCGTCCGATGGGCACCGACGCGACCACCCATCCCACCCACACGTTCATCGAGGACCGGGTGCTGGTGGTCGCGGTCGCCGAGGATCCGCCCGCCTTCGATTTCGGCGAGGACATGCTCGCCTGGACGCTGGCCATGGGGCACGCGATGGTGCGGGCCGGTATCGCGCTGAGCAAACCCGGAATCGCCGACGGCTGGACCCCGGACGTGGTGCACGCCCACGACTGGCTGGTCGCGCATTCGGCGATCGCGCTGGCCGAGCACTACGACGTGCCGCTGGTCTCGACCATCCACGCCACCGAGGCCGGGCGGCACAGCGGCTGGGTGTCCGGCCGGGTCAACAGGCAGGTCCATTCGGTGGAGTGGTGGCTCGCCCGCGAATCCGACGCGCTGATCACCTGTTCGGCGTCGATGCAGGACGAGGTGGACAGCCTCTACGGTCCCGGACTGGTGCCGGTGACCGTGATCCGCAACGGAATCGACGTGGGGGCGTGGACATTTCGCGACCGCGCACCGCGCTCGGGGCCACCGCGGCTGCTGTACGTCGGACGGCTCGAATACGAGAAGGGCATCCAGGACGCGATCGCCGCGCTGCCGCGGATCCGCCGGGCGCATCCGGGCACCACACTCACCATCGCCGGGGTCGGCACCCAGTTCGAGTGGTTGCGCGAGCGCGCCCGGGTGCACCGGGTGGCACGGGCGGTGAATTTCGCCGGGCGCCTGGACCATACGGAACTGCTGGGCTGGCTGCACGGCGCCGACGCGATCGTGCTGCCGAGCCGCTACGAACCGTTCGGCATCGTCGCGCTCGAGGCCGCCGCGGCCGGTACGCCGCTGGTCACCTCGACCGCCGGTGGGCTGGGTGAGCTGGTGGTCGACGGCGTCACCGGCGCCTCCTTCGAACCCGCGGACGTGACCGGACTGGTCGAGGCGGTGACCGCGGTGCTCGACGATCCGGTGGCCGCCCAGCAGCGCGCCTACGCCGCACACGCGCGACTGACCGCCGATTTCGCCTGGGATGTGGTGGCGGCGGAGACGATCCAGGTCTATCAGGCCGCCAAGCGCCGGGTCCGCAACCCGCTGGGCCGCCCGGTGATCACCGAACGCCCGCTGCCGGAACGGGATCCGAACAACCCGCTGTAA
- a CDS encoding electron transfer flavoprotein subunit beta/FixA family protein, producing MPNIVVLIKQVPDTWSERKLTDGDYTLDREAADAILDEINERAVEEALLIKEAQGGEVTVLAMGPERATEAIRKALSMGADKAIHVKDDAIKGSDAVQTAWVLAGALGQIEGIELVIAGNEATDGRAGAVPAIIAEYLGIPQLTHLRKLTVDGEKISGERETDEGVFKLEANLPAIVSVTEKINEPRFPSFKGIMAAKKKEVQTFTLADLGIDPSTVGVANAGTAVTGVTPKPPRTAGEKTVDEGEGGNQVAQYLVGQKII from the coding sequence ATGCCGAACATCGTCGTACTGATCAAGCAGGTTCCCGACACCTGGTCCGAGCGCAAGCTGACCGATGGTGACTACACCCTCGACCGGGAGGCCGCCGATGCGATCCTGGACGAGATCAACGAGCGTGCCGTCGAAGAGGCCCTGCTGATCAAGGAAGCCCAGGGCGGCGAGGTCACCGTTCTCGCCATGGGTCCCGAGCGCGCCACCGAGGCCATCCGCAAGGCGCTGTCCATGGGTGCCGACAAGGCCATCCACGTCAAGGACGACGCGATCAAGGGCTCCGACGCGGTGCAGACCGCGTGGGTGCTGGCCGGTGCGCTGGGCCAGATCGAAGGCATCGAACTCGTCATCGCCGGTAACGAGGCCACCGACGGCCGCGCGGGCGCGGTCCCGGCCATCATCGCCGAGTACCTCGGCATCCCGCAGCTCACGCACCTGCGCAAGCTGACCGTCGACGGCGAGAAGATCTCCGGCGAGCGCGAGACCGACGAGGGCGTGTTCAAGCTCGAGGCGAACCTGCCCGCCATCGTCTCGGTCACCGAGAAGATCAACGAGCCGCGCTTCCCGTCCTTCAAGGGCATCATGGCCGCCAAGAAGAAGGAAGTGCAGACCTTCACGCTGGCCGATCTGGGCATCGACCCGTCGACCGTGGGCGTCGCGAACGCCGGCACCGCGGTCACCGGTGTCACCCCGAAGCCGCCGCGCACCGCGGGTGAGAAGACCGTCGACGAGGGCGAGGGCGGCAACCAGGTCGCGCAGTACCTGGTCGGCCAGAAGATCATCTGA
- a CDS encoding 1,4-alpha-glucan branching protein domain-containing protein — MTDSRAVPGQFTLVLHSHLPWLVHHGRWPVGEEWLYQSWAASYLPVAKVLRTLAAEGRSHLLSFGITPVLAEQLDDPHALAAMHHWLGNWQMRADEASMAGKRELGAYEHALAAEALADFEQRWRHGGSPVWRELIDAGAIELLGGPLAHPFQPLLDSRLRGFQLREGLADARHRWGHTPAGIWAPECGFTPGMEQGYADAGVTHFMVDGPALRGNTTLGRPVWDSDVVAFGRDLQVSYRVWSPKSGYPGQSHYRDFHHYDHDTGLKPARVTGKTVAGPDKAPYDPAAAATAIERDVADFVETVRQRLIGESERIGRPALVVAAFDTELFGHWWHEGPQWLEQVLRALPEAGVTVGTLADARANGFVGEPVELADSSWGSGKDWRVWAGDQVQDLVELNAEVVRTALDTLDKMAAHSDGLRDPIADQLVREAILTVSSDWAFMVSKDSAAGYARDRAHEHAHAVRELAGAVTSGQLAKARELAAGWYAADGFFPALDARRLDARGTDLPGLGHRAAGATEGPA, encoded by the coding sequence GTGACCGATTCGCGGGCGGTGCCGGGGCAGTTCACCCTGGTCCTGCATTCCCATCTGCCGTGGCTGGTCCATCACGGCCGCTGGCCGGTCGGTGAGGAATGGCTGTACCAATCCTGGGCGGCGTCCTATCTGCCCGTGGCGAAGGTGCTGAGAACCCTTGCTGCGGAAGGCCGTTCGCATCTGCTGAGCTTCGGTATCACGCCGGTGCTGGCCGAGCAGCTCGACGATCCGCACGCGCTGGCCGCGATGCATCACTGGCTGGGGAACTGGCAGATGCGCGCCGACGAGGCCTCGATGGCGGGCAAGCGCGAACTCGGCGCGTATGAGCACGCCCTCGCGGCCGAAGCGCTGGCCGATTTCGAGCAGCGGTGGCGGCACGGCGGATCGCCGGTGTGGCGTGAACTGATCGATGCCGGGGCGATCGAACTGCTCGGCGGGCCGTTGGCCCACCCGTTCCAGCCGCTGCTGGATTCCCGGCTGCGCGGATTCCAGCTGCGCGAGGGGCTGGCCGACGCCCGGCATCGCTGGGGACATACGCCCGCCGGGATCTGGGCGCCGGAGTGCGGCTTCACCCCCGGCATGGAACAGGGCTACGCCGACGCCGGTGTGACGCATTTCATGGTCGACGGTCCCGCCCTGCGCGGCAACACCACACTGGGCCGCCCCGTGTGGGACAGCGATGTGGTGGCCTTCGGGCGCGATCTGCAGGTCAGCTACCGGGTGTGGTCACCGAAATCCGGATATCCCGGGCAGAGCCACTACCGCGACTTCCACCACTACGACCACGACACCGGTCTGAAACCGGCCCGGGTGACCGGCAAGACGGTGGCCGGTCCGGACAAGGCTCCCTACGATCCCGCGGCCGCCGCCACGGCGATCGAGCGCGATGTGGCCGATTTCGTCGAGACCGTGCGACAGCGCCTGATCGGCGAATCCGAGCGCATCGGACGGCCCGCGCTGGTGGTCGCCGCCTTCGACACCGAACTGTTCGGGCACTGGTGGCACGAGGGCCCGCAGTGGCTCGAACAGGTGTTGCGCGCACTGCCGGAGGCGGGTGTCACCGTCGGCACCCTGGCCGACGCGCGGGCCAACGGATTCGTCGGTGAGCCGGTGGAACTCGCCGATTCCTCCTGGGGTTCGGGTAAGGACTGGCGGGTGTGGGCCGGGGATCAGGTCCAGGACCTGGTCGAGCTGAACGCCGAGGTCGTGCGGACCGCGCTGGACACCCTCGACAAGATGGCCGCGCACTCCGACGGATTACGCGATCCGATCGCCGACCAGCTGGTCCGCGAGGCGATCCTCACGGTGTCCAGCGACTGGGCGTTCATGGTCAGCAAGGACTCCGCGGCGGGGTACGCCCGCGACCGCGCGCACGAGCACGCCCACGCCGTCCGCGAGCTCGCGGGGGCGGTCACCTCGGGCCAACTCGCCAAAGCGAGGGAGTTGGCGGCAGGATGGTATGCGGCCGACGGATTCTTTCCCGCTCTGGACGCGCGGCGACTCGACGCACGAGGGACGGACCTACCCGGACTCGGTCACCGCGCGGCGGGAGCAACAGAAGGACCGGCATGA
- a CDS encoding DUF1707 domain-containing protein, translating into MGNENVRASDADREKIVERLRSAMNEGRLNLAEFDDRVQQVYAARTYGELSPILSDLPAVREQVRPPRTGPVPPWVLIMWTPWVFVNALCLLIWVATGGGYFWPFWVAVPWGLALCIPTAIGVITGRPPEKGARRHHGDREH; encoded by the coding sequence GTGGGAAACGAGAACGTCCGGGCCTCGGACGCGGACCGCGAGAAGATCGTCGAGCGATTGCGCTCGGCGATGAACGAGGGGCGCCTGAATCTGGCCGAGTTCGACGATCGCGTCCAGCAGGTCTACGCCGCTCGTACCTACGGCGAACTGTCGCCGATCCTGTCGGATCTGCCCGCCGTCCGCGAACAGGTCCGCCCGCCGCGGACGGGACCGGTTCCGCCCTGGGTGCTGATCATGTGGACGCCGTGGGTGTTCGTCAACGCGCTGTGCCTCCTGATCTGGGTCGCCACCGGCGGCGGGTACTTCTGGCCGTTCTGGGTGGCGGTGCCGTGGGGGCTGGCGCTGTGCATCCCCACGGCCATCGGCGTCATCACCGGACGCCCGCCGGAGAAGGGCGCGCGGCGTCACCACGGCGATCGGGAGCACTGA
- a CDS encoding lysophospholipid acyltransferase family protein, whose product MPVHSELSGSAAVSIVDNSVETTAPSREPAASVPRGAQSPVEPAAAARGGLSCPPAAPVHAWMPVSPCEPRCVAGPHAAGPLRTSVRVAGVVGLLAAFPVINLMTPRSRRSGLHRRCARALLRCCGIELRIVDRRTTAAATAPVVRDAVVDPGMLVVAGHVGWTDVLALAAVSPMGFVARADLVSWPLLGRLARSMRVIPIERERLRQLPEVIAAMSARLAAGERVGVFPEGTTWCGRAHGRLRPALFQAAVDTATPVQPIRLRYLDRDGEISTIPGFVGVDTFLDSARRVLRSRGVVAELVLLPAETPGADRHDLARRCDQAVRGRTEVHIDAHATAVGTGPTREIVLAEPESAHSA is encoded by the coding sequence ATGCCGGTTCACAGCGAATTATCGGGCAGCGCAGCGGTTTCCATCGTCGACAACAGCGTGGAAACGACGGCTCCGTCCCGCGAACCCGCGGCTTCGGTGCCGCGCGGAGCCCAGTCGCCGGTCGAGCCCGCCGCCGCGGCCCGGGGTGGGTTGTCGTGCCCTCCGGCCGCTCCGGTGCACGCCTGGATGCCGGTCAGCCCGTGTGAGCCGCGGTGTGTGGCGGGCCCGCATGCCGCGGGGCCGCTGCGTACCTCGGTCCGGGTGGCGGGGGTGGTGGGTCTGCTGGCCGCGTTCCCGGTGATCAATCTGATGACGCCGCGCTCGCGGCGTTCCGGTCTGCACCGGCGCTGTGCCCGCGCGCTGTTGCGGTGCTGCGGAATCGAATTGCGGATCGTCGACCGGCGCACCACCGCGGCCGCGACGGCGCCGGTGGTCCGTGACGCGGTGGTCGATCCCGGAATGCTCGTGGTCGCGGGCCATGTCGGCTGGACCGATGTGCTGGCGCTGGCCGCGGTCTCACCCATGGGGTTCGTCGCGCGCGCCGATCTCGTCTCCTGGCCGCTGCTCGGCCGGTTGGCGCGGTCGATGCGGGTGATCCCGATCGAGCGCGAGCGGCTGCGGCAGTTGCCGGAGGTGATCGCGGCGATGTCGGCACGGCTGGCGGCGGGTGAGCGCGTCGGGGTCTTCCCGGAGGGCACCACCTGGTGCGGCCGGGCGCACGGGCGGCTGCGCCCGGCCCTGTTCCAGGCCGCGGTGGACACCGCGACGCCGGTGCAGCCGATCCGCCTGCGCTATCTGGACCGCGACGGCGAGATCTCCACGATCCCGGGATTCGTCGGCGTGGACACCTTCCTCGATTCGGCCCGCCGGGTACTGCGGTCCCGCGGTGTCGTCGCCGAACTCGTGCTGCTGCCGGCCGAGACGCCGGGCGCCGATCGCCACGATCTGGCCCGCCGCTGTGACCAGGCCGTCCGCGGCCGCACCGAAGTGCACATCGACGCGCATGCCACCGCCGTGGGCACCGGGCCCACTCGCGAAATCGTCCTCGCCGAGCCAGAATCCGCGCACTCGGCCTGA
- a CDS encoding electron transfer flavoprotein subunit alpha/FixB family protein, whose amino-acid sequence MAEVLVLVEHAEGAPKKVTTELLTAARSLGTPAAVVLGAPGSADKIADALAAAGAEKIYVAESDDVDGFLVTPKVDVLAGLVEAAAPAAVLVAASAEGKEVSGRLAARIGSGLLVDVIDVKADGSATHSIFGGAFTVDAKATGDVPVISVRPGAVEAAPQAAAGEKVTVEVPAQEEGVTKVTSREPVVGGDRPELTEATIVVSGGRGVGSEDNFHKVIEPLADALGAAVGASRAAVDSGYYPGQFQVGQTGKTVSPQLYVALGISGAIQHRAGMQTSKTIVAVNKDEEAPIFEISDYGIVGDLFNVAPQLTEAVKAHKG is encoded by the coding sequence ATGGCAGAAGTACTTGTGCTCGTCGAGCACGCTGAAGGTGCCCCCAAGAAGGTCACCACCGAACTCCTCACCGCCGCCCGCTCGCTGGGCACCCCGGCCGCGGTCGTGCTGGGCGCGCCCGGTTCGGCCGACAAGATCGCCGACGCGCTGGCCGCCGCCGGTGCGGAGAAGATCTACGTCGCCGAGTCCGACGATGTCGACGGCTTCCTGGTGACCCCGAAGGTCGATGTGCTGGCCGGTCTGGTCGAGGCCGCCGCCCCGGCCGCCGTGCTGGTCGCCGCGTCCGCCGAGGGCAAGGAGGTGTCGGGTCGCCTGGCCGCCCGCATCGGCTCCGGCCTGCTGGTCGACGTCATCGACGTCAAGGCCGACGGTTCGGCCACCCACTCCATCTTCGGTGGCGCGTTCACCGTCGACGCCAAGGCCACCGGCGATGTGCCGGTGATCTCGGTGCGCCCGGGCGCCGTCGAGGCCGCCCCGCAGGCCGCCGCCGGTGAGAAGGTCACCGTCGAGGTCCCGGCTCAGGAAGAGGGCGTCACCAAGGTGACCTCGCGTGAGCCCGTCGTCGGTGGCGATCGTCCGGAGCTCACCGAGGCCACCATCGTGGTCTCCGGTGGTCGCGGCGTCGGCTCGGAGGACAACTTCCACAAGGTCATCGAGCCGCTGGCCGACGCGCTGGGCGCCGCGGTCGGCGCCTCGCGTGCCGCTGTCGACTCGGGCTACTACCCGGGCCAGTTCCAGGTCGGCCAGACCGGTAAGACGGTCTCCCCGCAGCTGTACGTGGCCCTGGGCATCTCCGGCGCCATCCAGCACCGGGCCGGTATGCAGACCTCGAAGACGATCGTCGCGGTCAACAAGGACGAAGAGGCGCCGATCTTCGAGATCAGCGACTACGGCATCGTCGGCGACCTGTTCAACGTCGCCCCGCAGCTGACCGAGGCGGTCAAGGCCCACAAGGGCTGA
- a CDS encoding PAS and ANTAR domain-containing protein: protein MSTEPRPAAAELDLVTTVLGAEPCGGVGWFRFWFADQRWEWSEEVARMYGYPADTEPSTDLLLSHKHPDDRERMADSIATALETGDPICGQHRIVDSDGQSRDIIVVGDHLADDAGTIIGTCGFFVDITETIAGERNEAISEVLPDLIEARAVIEQAKGALVLAYGISPDQAFRVLSWRSQETNTKLRDLAVQFVDEFRRLKGQHTATRSRVDHIVLTAHRLVPRD from the coding sequence GTGAGTACGGAACCGCGGCCCGCCGCCGCAGAGCTCGATCTCGTGACAACCGTCCTCGGCGCGGAGCCGTGCGGCGGCGTCGGCTGGTTCCGGTTCTGGTTCGCCGACCAGCGCTGGGAGTGGTCGGAGGAGGTGGCCCGGATGTACGGCTACCCCGCCGACACCGAACCCTCCACCGACCTGCTGTTGTCGCACAAACACCCCGACGACCGCGAACGCATGGCGGACAGCATCGCCACGGCTCTCGAGACCGGCGACCCGATCTGCGGACAGCACCGCATCGTCGACAGCGACGGGCAGTCCCGCGACATCATCGTGGTCGGCGATCATCTCGCCGACGACGCGGGCACGATCATCGGCACCTGCGGTTTCTTCGTCGACATCACCGAGACGATCGCGGGCGAACGCAACGAGGCGATATCGGAGGTGCTGCCCGACCTGATCGAGGCCCGGGCGGTGATCGAGCAGGCCAAGGGGGCGCTGGTCCTCGCCTACGGGATCAGCCCCGATCAGGCGTTCCGGGTGCTGAGCTGGCGCTCGCAGGAAACCAACACCAAACTCCGTGATCTGGCCGTGCAGTTCGTCGACGAGTTCCGGCGGTTGAAAGGGCAGCACACGGCCACGCGCAGCCGCGTCGACCACATCGTGCTCACCGCGCACCGCCTGGTGCCGCGCGACTGA
- a CDS encoding class I SAM-dependent methyltransferase, whose amino-acid sequence MSEAVASPVSGESAQVEPLPLTGERTVPGIAEENYWFRRHEIVYARLLGRCTGATVLEAGSGEGYGANMIAGVAAEVIGLDYDSGAVEHVRAAYPRVRMIQGNLAELPLDDASVDVVVNFQVIEHLWDQGQFLRECLRVLRPGGELLISTPNRITFSPGRDTPLNPFHTRELDAAELSELLVASGFRVDLMAGVHHGPELVALDERWGGSFIDAQIERALAGEPWPAELTAAVAGVRTDDFDVRPVPPARGEEVARAWDTDIDASLDLVAIAVKP is encoded by the coding sequence ATGAGTGAGGCTGTCGCCTCCCCGGTGAGCGGGGAGTCTGCCCAGGTGGAGCCGTTGCCGCTGACCGGTGAACGGACCGTGCCCGGCATCGCGGAGGAGAACTACTGGTTCCGACGGCACGAGATCGTCTACGCGCGGCTGCTCGGGCGGTGCACCGGCGCAACGGTTCTGGAGGCCGGATCCGGAGAGGGCTACGGCGCGAACATGATCGCCGGGGTCGCCGCCGAGGTGATCGGCCTGGACTACGACAGCGGTGCGGTCGAGCACGTGCGCGCGGCCTATCCGCGGGTGCGGATGATCCAGGGGAATCTGGCCGAGCTGCCGCTCGACGACGCCTCGGTGGATGTGGTCGTGAATTTCCAGGTCATCGAACATCTCTGGGATCAGGGACAGTTCCTGCGCGAGTGCCTGCGGGTGCTGCGCCCGGGCGGTGAACTGCTGATCAGCACGCCCAACCGGATCACCTTCTCGCCCGGCCGCGATACGCCGTTGAACCCCTTCCACACTCGCGAACTCGACGCCGCCGAACTCTCGGAACTGCTGGTGGCGTCCGGATTCCGGGTCGATCTGATGGCGGGCGTGCACCACGGTCCCGAGCTGGTCGCCCTCGACGAGCGGTGGGGCGGTTCGTTCATCGACGCCCAGATCGAGCGGGCGCTGGCGGGGGAGCCCTGGCCCGCCGAGCTGACCGCGGCGGTGGCCGGGGTGCGCACCGACGATTTCGATGTGCGGCCGGTCCCGCCCGCCCGTGGTGAGGAGGTCGCGCGCGCCTGGGACACCGATATCGACGCCAGCCTCGATCTGGTCGCCATCGCGGTGAAGCCGTGA
- a CDS encoding GNAT family N-acetyltransferase: MTPSSVLTATRTTGPGAARPQYSLVVSSDLDHRRAAQRLRYRVFADEPGFDIPDNAEGLDADLFDDHCDHLLVRDDLTDRFVGCYRMLPPDKVRAAGGYYTATEFDLSAMDPEGQRIVEMGRACVVPDHRNGSVLTLMWAGILHYIQLTGYDWVMGCVSVPMRDTPADPPGMNVAAVRNMLLSKHAGDPQRRVRPYRPVLVDGRPLDEVDAPARPKLPPLLRGYLRLGAEICGEPAHDPDFGVADFVALLGLETINTRYLERLQSAAGAMDAGAAQAADRGGA, from the coding sequence ATGACGCCATCGTCCGTGCTGACCGCGACCCGCACGACAGGCCCAGGGGCTGCTCGGCCGCAGTACTCCCTGGTTGTGTCTTCCGATCTCGACCACCGCCGCGCCGCGCAGCGCCTGCGGTACCGGGTCTTCGCCGACGAGCCCGGCTTCGACATCCCGGACAACGCCGAGGGGCTGGATGCCGACCTGTTCGACGACCACTGCGACCATCTACTGGTCCGCGACGATCTCACCGACCGGTTCGTCGGCTGCTACCGGATGCTGCCGCCGGACAAGGTGCGCGCGGCCGGTGGGTACTACACCGCCACCGAATTCGACTTGAGCGCAATGGATCCCGAGGGGCAGCGGATCGTCGAGATGGGCCGCGCCTGCGTGGTTCCCGACCATCGCAACGGTTCGGTGCTGACCCTGATGTGGGCGGGCATCCTGCACTACATCCAGCTCACCGGATACGACTGGGTGATGGGCTGCGTCTCGGTCCCGATGCGTGACACCCCCGCCGATCCGCCCGGCATGAATGTGGCCGCGGTGCGAAACATGCTGCTGAGCAAGCACGCCGGCGATCCGCAGCGCCGGGTGCGCCCGTACCGGCCGGTGCTGGTGGACGGCCGGCCGCTGGACGAGGTCGACGCGCCCGCCCGCCCGAAACTGCCGCCGCTGCTGCGCGGATATCTGCGGCTGGGAGCCGAGATCTGCGGTGAACCGGCCCACGATCCCGACTTCGGTGTGGCCGATTTCGTCGCCCTGCTGGGGCTGGAAACGATCAACACGCGCTATCTGGAACGCCTGCAGAGTGCCGCGGGCGCCATGGACGCAGGAGCGGCGCAGGCCGCCGATCGGGGAGGTGCATGA